A portion of the Amyelois transitella isolate CPQ chromosome 2, ilAmyTran1.1, whole genome shotgun sequence genome contains these proteins:
- the LOC106143672 gene encoding uncharacterized protein LOC106143672: MRTTSFSLEVIALLFLTLIPWPGPSVFKITCSRDNSKIVRKVIQNKWFPVLERFQVKLPLECPFHPARDIFAPQHAAKLQHRPSQWTCAFCGKSFYEERHLDTHFDQRHKNQINKAEDAVCLADYCDIMRCQVLVAHGLLSGGVGPSTDVEVWQDVEAARKALAPASPRSIARVSRRRARAARVPSPAPDCPTTEPPDTEDNETAEKRTEDSEGDANQTAELCDADTVESALPDDSRRRRLADLQAERAACDPTKLQGLKVRCERIVQECIATLLLQLSMHQFTELEEEMQRAVCWYLSCDRYWEDTAPTARVFPWPLLLALATGLALALCMCYYIIWIVFDSEEGSVAGSASVSMTTHSSPTRAERLAAEDALLDDPDHDDHYIYVTYPPELKRRLLESCYNRTTRL, translated from the exons ATGAGGACCACGTCGTTTTCCCTCGAG GTCATAGCCCTTCTGTTTTTGACTCTGATCCCATGGCCGGGGCCCTCAGTCTTCAAAATCACGTGCTCACGTGACAACTCCAAAATCGTAAGGAAGGTCATACAAAACAAATGGTTTCCAGTTTTAGAAAGATTTCAG GTAAAACTTCCCTTGGAGTGTCCGTTCCACCCAGCCCGAGACATCTTCGCGCCGCAACACGCCGCCAAGCTGCAGCACCGGCCTTCCCAGTGGACGTGCGCCTTCTGCGGCAAGTCCTTCTACGAGGAACGACACCTCGACACGCACTTCGACCAGCGACACAAGAACCAGATTAATAAG GCGGAGGATGCAGTATGTCTGGCGGACTACTGCGATATCATGCGATGCCAGGTGTTGGTGGCGCACGGGCTGCTCAGCGGCGGAGTCGGGCCCAGCACGGACGTCGAG GTGTGGCAGGACGTGGAGGCGGCGCGCAAGGCGCTGGCGCCGGCGTCTCCTCGCAGCATCGCGCGCGTGTCACGGAGACGCGCACGCGCCGCCCGCGTTCCGTCCCCTGCGCCTGATTGCCCCACTACGGAGCCTCCAGACACGGAAGATAATG AAACAGCCGAAAAGCGAACAGAAGACAGCGAAGGGGACGCGAATCAAACTGCCGAGTTATGTGACGCTGACACAGTCGAGTCAGCACTGCCTGATGACAGTCGCAGGCGGCGGCTGGCGGACCTGCAAGCGGAGAGGGCGGCCTGCGACCCGACGAAGCTCCAAGGCCTCAAAGTGCGATGTGAAAGGATCGTACAGGAGTGCATCGCCACTTTGTTACTGCAGCTCAGCATGCATCAATTCACTGAACTTGAag AGGAAATGCAGCGCGCCGTGTGTTGGTACCTGAGCTGCGACCGCTACTGGGAGGACACGGCGCCGACCGCGCGCGTGTTCCCGTGGCCACTTCTACTGGCGCTCGCTACCGGTCTGGCTCTAGCTCTATGCATGTGCTATTACATTATATGGATCGTCTTCGA TTCAGAAGAGGGTAGCGTGGCGGGCAGCGCATCAGTCTCCATGACCACGCACTCCTCGCCGACGCGCGCCGAGCGGCTGGCCGCGGAGGACGCGCTGCTGGACGACCCCGACCACGACGACCACTACATCTACGTCACCTACCCGCCTGAACTCAAGCGCCGCTTGCTCGAGAG cTGCTACAATAGAACGACTCGACTATGA
- the LOC106143586 gene encoding uncharacterized protein LOC106143586, producing MGPLVKNAARRARSVPVRIRYLFLLATVCGGSFFIFCISSNTLFFFNNELSPSTHGTQQRNTDDPSDSFTIKTIGCTIPRLDPYHKSIKDFIKRPPEVICPRSKNYLLSNNDTHIWIEMDNMQHYDISNESNFSCCYRSFYRPLAITDVTAKNADDRVRYNPCVYFFSYIEVMHEFVRVTCGNGVKTVYDQFFLFAPLKKISSQKDYLNIDTPRKINNTLNVIVMGIDAISRLNFQRTMPRTFEYLRKKGAIELLGYNKVGDNTFPNLAPMLLGLRETELKKTCWPNLKSRFDNCPFIWEWYKEAGYLTALGEDSGQLGTFNYGRFGFLSTPTDYYIRTFIREAELRVGNTKDYNSFVCMGNKLFYEVLLDYIQLLTTTLKSSRLFGFFWEVTFSHDFLNYPMLMDKNYEALLHHLDKTKYLDETVLILLSDHGMRWGEIRNTKQGRLEERLPFVHILVPPSFQQNYSLAYNNLKTNSRRLSTPFDIHATLSDLLYLDGLRDDNIKSRSRTAYANDRSISLFLPLPSNRTCKMADVDDHWCTCHNYTVKLTTDSPEVQEAAVNLVRKINSMTADYLQCARLILADILDASEIVGRTQQDEEGWREIVLLIRTTPGDGLFEATLRREAEKWVVAGGVSRLNLYGDQSHCVHNYLLKLYCYCK from the coding sequence ATGGGTCCTCTGGTCAAAAACGCTGCGAGAAGAGCTCGCTCTGTACCGGTCCGTATCAGGTACCTGTTCCTCCTGGCCACGGTCTGCGGAGGCAGCTTCTTTATATTCTGCATCAGCAGCAATACCCtctttttcttcaacaacgagTTATCCCCGTCGACACACGGTACGCAGCAACGTAACACCGACGACCCTAGCGACTCCTTTACAATAAAAACCATAGGCTGTACCATCCCTAGACTTGATCCTTACCATAAGAgtataaaagattttataaaacgACCACCTGAAGTTATTTGTCCAAGATCGAAAAACTATCTTCTTAGTAATAACGACACTCATATATGGATAGAAATGGACAACATGCAACATTACGATATAAGCAATGAATCAAACTTTTCGTGTTGCTACAGATCATTTTATCGGCCCTTGGCAATAACTGACGTGACCGCCAAAAACGCTGATGACAGAGTACGATACAACCCGTGTGTTTACTTCTTCTCGTACATCGAAGTTATGCACGAATTTGTTAGGGTGACGTGTGGTAATGGAGTCAAAACTGTCTACGAtcaattttttctatttgcgccattaaaaaaaatttcctCACAAAAAGATTACTTGAATATTGATACACCccggaaaataaataacactttGAACGTAATAGTTATGGGTATCGATGCAATTTCTAGGTTAAATTTTCAGAGGACTATGCCCAGGACCTTTGAATATCTAAGGAAAAAAGGTGCCATAGAATTGTTAGGATACAACAAAGTGGGTGATAATACCTTTCCCAATTTAGCACCTATGTTACTTGGATTGAGAGAAACGGAGCTGAAAAAAACGTGTTGGCCGAATTTGAAATCCAGATTTGATAATTGTCCTTTCATTTGGGAATGGTACAAAGAAGCTGGTTACTTGACCGCTCTCGGCGAAGATAGTGGACAGTTAGGAACATTTAACTACGGCAGATTCGGGTTTTTAAGCACTCCTACGGATTATTACATACGGACGTTTATTCGTGAAGCTGAACTTCGTGTCGGAAATACAAAAGATTATAattcgtttgtttgtatggGCAATAAACTTTTCTACGAAGTTCTTTTAGACTACATTCAATTATTAACAACAACATTGAaatcttcaagactgtttggaTTTTTCTGGGAAGTAACATTTAGCCATGACTTCCTGAATTATCCAATGTTGATGGATAAGAATTACGAAGCATTATTACATCATCTTGACAAAACTAAATATCTGGATGAAACAGTGTTGATATTGTTAAGTGATCACGGAATGAGATGGGGTGAGATTCGGAATACTAAGCAAGGCCGTTTGGAGGAACGCTTGCCCTTCGTCCACATATTAGTACCACCATCGTTTCAACAGAACTATAGTCTTGCGTACAATAATCTAAAAACCAATAGTCGACGTCTCTCAACTCCATTCGACATACATGCAACTCTATCGGATTTATTATATCTTGACGGTTTAAGAGATGATAATATTAAATCGAGAAGTAGAACTGCTTACGCCAACGACAGAAGcataagtttgtttttacCCTTGCCCAGTAACAGGACCTGCAAAATGGCGGATGTTGATGACCATTGGTGTACTTGTCATAATTATACTGTGAAGCTGACAACTGACAGCCCTGAAGTTCAAGAAGCTGCTGTGAATCTTGTGAGGAAGATAAACTCTATGACAGCAGATTACCTGCAATGCGCTCGTCTTATTCTCGCTGATATTTTAGATGCTTCTGAGATAGTAGGGAGGACCCAACAGGACGAGGAAGGATGGAGAGAGATAGTACTGCTGATAAGGACGACCCCGGGAGACGGACTGTTCGAAGCAACTCTTCGTCGCGAAGCTGAAAAATGGGTAGTTGCTGGCGGTGTCAGTCGACTTAATCTCTACGGAGATCAAAGCCattgtgtacataattatttactcaaattatattgttactgtaaataa